Proteins co-encoded in one Cytobacillus sp. NJ13 genomic window:
- a CDS encoding S8 family serine peptidase, with protein MKRKKIRKILTGTLALGMLLSQGTPYNVLAKSTYELNPVDHAEEVLKSLSSEQRKALEQLDAKPNFTISQDINVNSPELVKVIVEFEQAPAKIEVLKQAAKGTNLSSADANEKVKESQKAFKEHVQSLKSQKNVTKYKAEDINITREYTNAINGVAMTLPGVAVQDLLQSGVVKRIFKDYEVKVEPPVKTKEAIDPKMADSIPQIGVDKLHAENITGKGIKVGVLDTGVDYNHPDLKEAYKGGYDFIDNDADPMETTYEDWINAGKPEYPGLVYYTNHGTHVAGTIAAQEKNNVDYAVKGVAPEVDLYAYRVLGPWGGGDSAGILAGIDQAIEDGMDVINMSLGAQTNDPLYATSVAVNNAMLSGVVTVVAAGNAGPNEKTLGSPGTAALGISVGASDVSMTIPTFNGSASAEKFENVQLLGKDFSNNLEDLQGQSLPIVFAGLGKAADFAGKDVNGKIALIQRGEITFDEKIKNAKNAGAKAVIVYNNVDGQIPAYLGEAVGLIPSFRLSKADGERLKALGEASFTFETLSNTKTEGDHLADFSSRGPVNGNYDIKPDVVAPGVSIFSTAPEYINDPQEGINYGNAYVRLSGTSMAAPHTAGTAALILQENPEYTPFDVKAALMNTSDDLKGDNSVYEVGAGRIDAYQAVHTDTSITVWDKTKNIENGNIVEIDEQTGSIVFGRYYKNGDQPIEASRKVTVQNNSLEEKSFNLEVEYHGERKGIQDAVKNGVKVAVPSSITVGSGQVQELQPKITIPTSAATGRYEGYIHVTNANNPAETYQIPFAVMVTEKGFDYAKTSSPSVTNTTPFWQYMYPFVHVIMKLNSPMKTIDVLVKDSKTGKAVGFVGTADTSKLLIDRETFLMNAFIGTVYPFTNDPSKPIADLPVKLPAGDYIMELIAHDEEGKSYVAENPLIVDNTAPEVNMDKKPGVIEINESMFTEEDGHRAVWMHGTAKDATVDLLKSKGLDYDQSSNQMAYYANSSQIGGYFPIQANGDVKFGIEESDIATKPLNLTLATYDIATAIGKQNYVFVKEGTEYTTSSFDKKDVKVGDTVTMTISLNNVKQLVSGEFQVDFRKDFLKFENVKLNNAADEYAKERGLEVSMQEPVVTEGTYSNTVKVGGSMKGNAFSGMDGDLPFLDVTFKVVDEYYDIVVGAYQFNVKQASYMKAGQTAANVIPYFGTESFNLNPTHTRAYGNIGPEAFLRNDGSLSKADYTKIGAQVYAMSPSGEKYKGTINERGLYEIKGIPASSEAYTVVIDVPGHLKAMKKFIPGYFVGDELRGQNVRISAKNLAGDVNGDSMIDILDIQSIAEAYGTNDPSIVPQDLNQDGVVDEADIRFVEKNFLAKGPDAPAKKEPKESLGNGKKDLAYFLRLVGLEPKQ; from the coding sequence ATGAAGAGGAAAAAAATAAGGAAGATCCTTACAGGAACATTGGCTTTAGGCATGTTATTATCTCAAGGCACTCCATATAACGTATTGGCGAAAAGCACCTATGAACTGAATCCAGTGGATCATGCGGAAGAAGTTCTAAAGAGCCTGTCTTCAGAACAAAGAAAAGCGTTAGAGCAATTGGATGCCAAACCAAACTTTACGATTTCTCAGGATATTAATGTGAATAGTCCAGAATTAGTCAAAGTCATCGTGGAATTCGAACAGGCACCGGCGAAAATTGAAGTATTGAAGCAAGCGGCGAAAGGAACGAATCTATCTTCTGCTGATGCGAATGAAAAAGTAAAAGAATCTCAAAAAGCTTTTAAAGAACATGTGCAATCATTGAAATCACAGAAGAACGTAACCAAATACAAAGCAGAAGATATTAACATCACAAGAGAGTATACAAACGCCATTAACGGTGTAGCGATGACACTGCCTGGAGTAGCCGTGCAGGATTTACTGCAATCTGGAGTAGTGAAACGTATTTTTAAAGATTACGAAGTAAAAGTGGAACCGCCGGTAAAAACGAAAGAAGCCATTGATCCGAAAATGGCAGACAGTATCCCGCAAATTGGCGTGGACAAGCTGCATGCCGAGAACATTACCGGTAAGGGCATTAAAGTCGGTGTTCTTGATACAGGTGTTGACTACAATCATCCTGACTTAAAAGAAGCTTATAAAGGCGGATATGATTTTATCGATAATGATGCCGATCCAATGGAAACGACATACGAGGATTGGATCAATGCCGGCAAGCCAGAATATCCTGGTTTAGTGTATTACACAAACCACGGGACACATGTCGCGGGGACGATTGCGGCCCAAGAGAAAAACAATGTCGATTACGCTGTAAAAGGGGTAGCACCTGAAGTAGATTTATATGCTTATAGAGTATTAGGACCTTGGGGAGGGGGAGATTCAGCGGGAATCCTTGCTGGAATCGATCAAGCGATTGAAGATGGTATGGACGTCATTAACATGTCGCTAGGCGCCCAGACGAACGATCCGTTATATGCCACTTCTGTCGCAGTAAATAACGCGATGCTTTCAGGCGTGGTGACCGTTGTTGCCGCAGGAAACGCCGGACCGAACGAAAAAACGCTCGGTTCTCCAGGAACGGCTGCTCTCGGTATTTCAGTTGGGGCAAGCGACGTTTCTATGACCATTCCGACATTCAATGGAAGCGCTTCCGCTGAAAAATTTGAAAATGTGCAGCTGCTAGGTAAAGATTTTTCTAATAACTTAGAAGATTTACAAGGACAATCCTTACCAATAGTATTTGCAGGACTTGGTAAAGCAGCTGACTTTGCTGGGAAAGATGTCAATGGGAAAATTGCGTTGATTCAGCGCGGGGAAATAACGTTTGATGAAAAAATCAAAAATGCTAAAAACGCTGGGGCTAAAGCAGTGATTGTGTACAACAATGTTGACGGGCAAATACCTGCCTATTTAGGTGAGGCTGTCGGCTTAATCCCGTCTTTCCGCCTTTCAAAAGCAGATGGTGAACGTTTAAAGGCGCTTGGAGAGGCATCTTTCACATTTGAAACGTTAAGTAACACAAAAACGGAAGGCGATCACTTAGCAGATTTCAGTTCGCGCGGACCGGTAAATGGAAATTATGATATTAAGCCGGATGTAGTCGCTCCAGGTGTATCTATTTTCTCTACAGCACCGGAGTATATTAATGATCCACAAGAGGGCATTAATTACGGCAATGCCTATGTACGCTTATCTGGCACATCTATGGCTGCTCCTCACACAGCAGGTACAGCAGCATTAATTTTGCAGGAGAATCCGGAATATACTCCTTTCGATGTAAAAGCGGCACTCATGAATACATCGGACGATTTAAAAGGCGATAATTCTGTATACGAAGTGGGTGCAGGGCGAATCGATGCCTATCAAGCGGTTCATACCGATACCTCCATCACAGTATGGGATAAGACAAAAAATATCGAAAATGGGAACATCGTAGAAATTGATGAACAGACCGGCTCCATTGTATTCGGCAGATATTATAAAAATGGAGATCAGCCAATTGAGGCGAGTAGAAAGGTGACGGTTCAAAATAACAGCCTGGAAGAAAAATCTTTTAACCTAGAAGTGGAGTATCATGGCGAGCGTAAAGGCATCCAAGACGCAGTGAAGAACGGTGTGAAAGTGGCAGTGCCTTCTTCGATTACAGTGGGAAGTGGCCAAGTACAGGAGCTCCAGCCAAAAATCACGATACCAACCAGCGCAGCGACAGGCAGATATGAAGGGTATATTCATGTAACCAATGCGAACAATCCAGCGGAAACCTATCAAATTCCATTTGCTGTCATGGTGACGGAAAAGGGATTTGATTATGCGAAAACGAGCAGTCCATCCGTGACAAATACGACGCCTTTCTGGCAATATATGTACCCGTTTGTCCATGTCATCATGAAGTTGAATAGCCCTATGAAAACCATTGATGTGCTTGTTAAGGACAGTAAAACAGGGAAAGCTGTTGGTTTTGTAGGAACAGCGGATACTAGTAAATTACTAATAGACAGAGAAACATTTCTTATGAATGCATTTATCGGTACTGTCTATCCATTTACCAATGATCCTTCCAAGCCGATTGCTGATCTTCCTGTAAAGCTTCCGGCTGGCGATTATATAATGGAACTGATTGCACACGATGAGGAAGGAAAATCATATGTTGCAGAAAATCCGCTTATTGTGGACAATACAGCACCAGAAGTAAATATGGATAAGAAACCAGGTGTAATTGAAATTAATGAATCCATGTTTACAGAGGAGGATGGACACAGAGCAGTATGGATGCATGGAACAGCAAAGGATGCGACAGTGGATTTATTGAAGTCCAAAGGCTTGGATTATGATCAGTCCTCTAATCAAATGGCTTACTATGCAAATTCTAGTCAAATAGGGGGATATTTCCCGATACAAGCAAATGGAGATGTAAAATTCGGTATTGAGGAAAGTGATATTGCAACGAAACCTCTAAATTTGACTTTGGCTACGTATGATATTGCAACCGCAATTGGTAAACAAAACTATGTTTTCGTAAAAGAAGGTACGGAATATACGACTTCTAGTTTTGATAAGAAAGACGTAAAAGTCGGCGATACAGTTACGATGACAATCAGTCTCAATAATGTGAAGCAGCTTGTATCCGGGGAATTCCAGGTCGACTTCAGAAAAGATTTTCTCAAGTTTGAGAATGTGAAGCTTAACAATGCGGCAGACGAGTACGCGAAGGAGAGAGGTTTGGAAGTATCAATGCAAGAACCTGTGGTGACAGAAGGAACTTACAGTAATACGGTGAAAGTTGGCGGATCTATGAAAGGGAATGCATTTAGTGGTATGGACGGAGATCTGCCTTTCCTTGATGTCACGTTCAAAGTAGTAGATGAATATTACGATATTGTTGTGGGTGCTTACCAGTTTAATGTAAAACAGGCGTCTTATATGAAAGCGGGACAAACAGCAGCTAATGTCATCCCTTATTTCGGTACGGAAAGCTTTAACTTGAATCCAACGCATACGAGAGCGTATGGTAATATCGGACCGGAAGCGTTTTTGAGAAATGACGGTTCTTTGTCGAAAGCGGATTATACAAAAATCGGTGCCCAAGTATATGCGATGTCTCCAAGCGGCGAAAAATATAAAGGAACGATTAATGAACGAGGATTATACGAGATCAAAGGCATCCCAGCTTCTAGTGAAGCATACACAGTTGTTATTGATGTTCCGGGACATCTCAAAGCGATGAAAAAATTCATTCCGGGGTATTTTGTAGGAGATGAGCTGCGCGGGCAAAATGTTAGAATAAGTGCTAAAAATCTTGCAGGCGACGTGAATGGTGACAGCATGATTGATATTCTCGATATTCAAAGTATAGCAGAGGCCTATGGCACGAATGATCCATCGATCGTGCCGCAAGATCTCAATCAAGACGGCGTGGTGGACGAAGCAGATATTCGTTTCGTTGAGAAAAACTTCTTAGCGAAGGGGCCGGATGCACCTGCTAAAAAGGAGCCAAAAGAATCACTTGGCAATGGCAAAAAAGATTTAGCATACTTCCTGCGTCTTGTCGGTCTTGAGCCGAAGCAATAA
- a CDS encoding S8 family serine peptidase, giving the protein MRKSRFKKILAKTTLGCLLMSSVIPFNVMAANQIQNTIQDPISSSQSQTGTYQLTPEQLEALNTISQESEVKISPSINVHNPNPIRIIVEFKQAPAEVAVIQQKILGKRISLTDAKKDVNDSHKKFRDFVQKMKEQKAGAGAITPYNTQSTIEITNEYKHAFNGVSMTLAGTDVEKLLESDLVNRIFEDRVVKVDPKELDGSFTENVSAGNKQDTAKTTSTQQQKVSEQNTSSEALKENYIPLPGIEDLHKDNVTGTGIKVGVLDTGIDYNHPDLKNVYQGYRKTDGQDPKTIDPNTVKGWDFVDNDADPMETTYQDWVNAGKPESPGGTYYTSHGTHVSGTIAGQGENTVDSPAQGVAPDVDLYSYRVLGPYGSGYTSGIIGGIDKAVKDGMDVINLSLGAPVNDPLLAESVAINYATLAGVTSVISAGNSGPGEKTLGSPGTSAFAITVGASDFPMSIPTVSATAGSETFDNMKLLGRGFNDNLETLVNQSYPVVYAGLGGENDFKDANGQPIDLSGKVALIQRGTYSFVDKVANAKKAGAAAVIIYNNIDGEIDQYLAKETNFIPAFRLTKADGERLKAAAASSITFTSVGSVTTQGTHLAGFSSRGPVTKNYDIKPDIVAPGVSVYSTYPEYMNSPEEGIDYSSAYARLSGTSMASPHVAGIAALILQKHPEYTPFDVKAALMNRADKLSDDYSVYEVGAGLVDVKEAVLSDVSVKVMDKTENKDQNGNLVTIDDPTGSIAYGTIYKKENDTNVDSRKVMIKNNGAGSKTFDISYEYSKAKTGVLDAVSNKVEITTSSQAITVEAGQSTELTATIKIPGTAEKGRYEGYVNMVNHANPQESYRLPFAVHVVDKGIEAVGIDRSAISTVKWNPPHPFMAAPGQSGLRFKLNSPVNTIFMVIYDEDGKPLGSTSPKPQDATMVKPDTYYYTQFSSSYYPFVGDPKEEKTDTNAPLKTLPEGQYTLKLKAVDADGKTYEQDNLFIIDNTLPKLKFKDHAPGKVYELKDSDFTNETMNGNTYNAFWVHANLFDEGTKQLAPLGITQSSNVLWYYFNQKAFPDGDFPVEANGDVKFGIEKSDIENGPATVTLFPMDNATNAHLLNGFQPYAFVKEGTPYVVPSYDKEKVYKNDTLTMTLTLNNVENLMSGKYDVGFYDFIFQFLKVKVNPEFQKWADDHGVTVTVDNPEVKDHPKLPNSMDMVNVGAHLSGESAFKGFSGDMPFLDVQFKLYSDAYDIIWNTMDPEENTKTFSYVKYGETMPTNITSFNQIDSYKIIMKHSFVTSFAKLEAFNGNWSKDLSTVGASVYAQGSDGVKYPGTISKSGKAFVPDIPLSKDPYNIIVEAPGHLKSIQTVTLGTKTTWGEDIGQFVTKSGSQPMAAAGDVNGDSMIDILDVMHVVAQYGKDNKQADMNQDGIVDEIDIRFIEKNFLQVGPDAPNNKKPKEKLGNKGLEDFLRTIGLEPNN; this is encoded by the coding sequence TTGAGGAAAAGTAGATTTAAAAAAATTCTTGCTAAGACAACTCTTGGATGCTTATTGATGTCTTCTGTCATTCCTTTTAATGTTATGGCTGCTAACCAAATCCAAAACACTATTCAAGATCCTATTTCGAGTAGTCAATCTCAAACGGGGACATATCAATTAACCCCTGAGCAGCTTGAAGCATTGAATACGATTAGCCAAGAGAGTGAAGTGAAAATTTCACCATCAATCAATGTTCACAATCCCAATCCTATTCGTATTATTGTAGAGTTTAAACAAGCTCCAGCAGAAGTAGCAGTCATTCAGCAGAAAATTTTAGGAAAACGGATTTCGTTGACAGACGCTAAAAAAGACGTAAATGATTCCCATAAAAAATTTAGAGACTTTGTTCAAAAAATGAAGGAACAAAAAGCTGGAGCAGGTGCCATCACACCTTATAATACTCAATCGACCATTGAGATTACGAATGAATACAAACATGCCTTCAACGGAGTATCGATGACTCTTGCAGGAACAGATGTAGAAAAACTATTAGAATCTGACTTAGTCAATCGCATTTTTGAAGATCGAGTGGTGAAGGTTGATCCAAAAGAGCTAGATGGTTCCTTTACTGAAAATGTGTCTGCTGGAAACAAGCAAGATACAGCTAAGACAACGTCCACTCAGCAGCAGAAGGTATCTGAGCAAAATACTTCATCTGAAGCATTAAAAGAGAACTATATTCCTCTTCCCGGTATTGAAGATTTGCATAAAGATAACGTTACGGGTACTGGAATTAAAGTCGGTGTCCTTGATACAGGTATTGATTACAATCATCCAGACTTAAAGAATGTCTATCAAGGGTATCGAAAAACAGATGGACAAGATCCTAAGACGATTGATCCGAATACTGTAAAGGGGTGGGATTTTGTAGATAATGATGCAGACCCAATGGAAACGACATATCAAGATTGGGTAAATGCTGGAAAACCGGAATCTCCTGGTGGTACGTATTATACATCACATGGTACTCACGTTTCGGGAACGATTGCAGGTCAAGGAGAAAATACAGTTGATTCACCGGCACAAGGTGTAGCACCTGATGTTGATTTATATTCTTACCGTGTGTTAGGTCCATACGGTTCTGGATACACAAGCGGCATTATTGGGGGGATAGATAAAGCTGTAAAGGATGGAATGGACGTTATTAACTTATCTTTAGGTGCTCCAGTAAACGATCCATTACTGGCGGAATCCGTAGCGATTAATTATGCGACTCTTGCAGGAGTGACAAGTGTTATATCTGCAGGAAACTCCGGACCAGGTGAGAAAACATTAGGATCTCCAGGAACATCAGCTTTTGCCATTACGGTTGGAGCAAGTGACTTTCCTATGTCTATTCCTACAGTATCAGCAACTGCTGGAAGTGAAACTTTCGATAATATGAAACTATTAGGAAGAGGTTTTAATGACAATTTAGAAACGTTAGTGAATCAATCCTATCCTGTTGTTTATGCTGGTTTAGGTGGAGAAAACGATTTTAAGGATGCAAATGGTCAACCCATTGATTTATCTGGAAAAGTGGCATTGATTCAACGTGGAACGTATTCGTTTGTTGATAAAGTGGCCAACGCTAAAAAAGCTGGGGCAGCCGCAGTCATTATATATAACAATATTGATGGGGAAATTGACCAGTATTTAGCGAAAGAAACGAACTTCATCCCAGCTTTTCGTTTAACGAAAGCAGACGGAGAGCGTTTAAAAGCTGCTGCAGCTTCTTCGATTACATTTACAAGTGTTGGATCAGTTACGACACAAGGAACTCATTTAGCAGGTTTCAGCTCAAGGGGTCCAGTAACGAAAAACTATGATATTAAACCTGATATAGTAGCGCCTGGTGTTTCTGTATATTCCACTTATCCGGAATATATGAATAGTCCAGAAGAAGGAATTGATTATTCGTCAGCATACGCACGTCTTTCAGGAACGTCAATGGCATCTCCGCATGTGGCAGGAATCGCAGCTCTAATTTTACAAAAACATCCTGAATATACGCCGTTTGATGTAAAAGCAGCGTTAATGAATAGAGCTGATAAGTTATCTGATGACTATTCTGTTTACGAAGTAGGTGCGGGATTAGTCGATGTAAAAGAAGCAGTTCTTTCAGATGTTTCTGTTAAAGTAATGGACAAAACAGAGAATAAAGATCAAAATGGTAACCTAGTTACAATTGATGATCCAACAGGCTCCATTGCATACGGTACCATTTATAAAAAAGAAAACGATACAAACGTAGACAGCCGAAAAGTAATGATTAAAAACAATGGAGCAGGGTCAAAAACATTTGATATCAGTTATGAATATTCAAAAGCAAAAACGGGTGTTCTTGATGCCGTGTCCAATAAAGTAGAAATTACAACTTCTTCACAGGCTATTACGGTGGAAGCGGGTCAATCAACGGAACTAACAGCTACGATTAAAATACCTGGAACAGCAGAAAAAGGCAGATACGAAGGATATGTGAATATGGTCAATCATGCGAATCCACAAGAAAGCTATCGCTTACCTTTCGCTGTTCACGTTGTTGATAAAGGAATAGAGGCTGTTGGCATAGATCGTTCGGCTATCAGCACGGTAAAATGGAATCCACCGCATCCATTTATGGCAGCACCTGGTCAATCCGGTTTGAGATTTAAATTAAATAGCCCAGTTAATACCATCTTTATGGTGATTTATGATGAAGATGGTAAACCATTAGGCAGTACGAGTCCAAAACCGCAAGATGCTACGATGGTAAAGCCTGATACGTATTATTATACACAATTTAGTTCATCTTATTATCCGTTTGTTGGAGATCCGAAAGAAGAGAAAACAGATACGAATGCACCGCTTAAAACATTGCCAGAAGGCCAATATACATTGAAGTTGAAAGCTGTGGATGCAGATGGTAAAACTTACGAGCAAGATAATCTGTTTATTATTGACAATACATTACCTAAACTTAAATTTAAAGATCACGCTCCAGGTAAGGTATATGAGCTAAAAGATTCAGACTTTACAAATGAAACCATGAACGGTAATACCTACAACGCATTTTGGGTTCATGCAAACCTATTTGATGAAGGCACAAAACAATTAGCACCACTTGGTATCACACAGTCTTCGAACGTCCTTTGGTATTATTTTAATCAGAAAGCCTTCCCAGATGGGGATTTTCCTGTTGAAGCTAACGGAGACGTAAAATTCGGTATTGAGAAAAGTGATATTGAGAATGGGCCGGCAACTGTTACTTTATTCCCAATGGATAATGCAACAAATGCCCATCTATTAAATGGATTTCAACCTTATGCCTTTGTTAAGGAAGGTACTCCTTATGTAGTGCCGAGTTACGATAAAGAAAAAGTGTATAAAAACGATACGTTAACAATGACGCTAACCTTGAACAATGTTGAAAACCTCATGTCAGGTAAATACGATGTTGGCTTCTATGATTTTATCTTTCAATTTTTAAAGGTAAAAGTGAATCCAGAATTCCAGAAATGGGCAGATGACCACGGAGTGACGGTAACCGTTGACAATCCGGAAGTAAAGGACCATCCGAAACTTCCTAATTCTATGGATATGGTAAACGTAGGCGCTCACCTTTCTGGTGAATCAGCTTTCAAAGGATTTAGCGGCGACATGCCATTTCTTGATGTACAGTTTAAGCTATACAGCGATGCTTACGATATTATTTGGAATACAATGGACCCTGAAGAAAATACGAAAACATTTAGTTATGTTAAGTATGGTGAAACTATGCCAACAAATATAACATCATTTAATCAAATCGACAGCTATAAAATTATCATGAAACATTCATTTGTAACTTCATTTGCAAAACTGGAAGCATTCAACGGCAACTGGAGTAAGGATTTATCAACGGTAGGTGCAAGTGTATATGCACAAGGTTCTGACGGAGTGAAATATCCTGGAACAATATCTAAAAGCGGTAAAGCATTTGTGCCAGATATTCCTTTATCAAAAGATCCATACAATATCATAGTAGAAGCTCCTGGACATTTAAAGAGTATACAAACCGTGACTCTTGGTACAAAAACAACCTGGGGCGAAGATATAGGACAGTTTGTTACCAAATCAGGTTCCCAGCCGATGGCTGCTGCAGGTGACGTGAATGGTGACAGCATGATTGATATCCTTGATGTCATGCATGTTGTAGCCCAGTACGGTAAGGATAATAAACAGGCGGATATGAATCAGGATGGCATTGTTGATGAAATAGATATTCGCTTTATTGAAAAGAACTTTTTACAAGTAGGACCTGATGCACCTAATAATAAAAAACCGAAAGAAAAATTAGGAAACAAAGGTCTAGAGGATTTCTTACGTACGATTGGTCTTGAACCTAATAATTAA